CCGCAAGCCTTTTGCACCACTCTTGATCGACGTGCCGCACGTGGCGCCGTGCTTCGAGTACCACGACCGCGCGCCGGACCAGACCACCGAGGATTACACGGCCGCGCTGCTGCGCGAGCTGGAAGACACCATCATCGCCACGGGCCCGCAGCGCGTCATCGGCTTTTGCGCCGAAACCGTGGTGGGCGCCACCGCCGGCGCCGTGCCGCCCACGCCCGGCTACTTCCGCGGCGTGCGCAGCCTGTGCGACAAGTACGGCATCCTGTGGATTGCCGACGAGGTGATGTGCGGCATGGGCCGCACCGGCACCCTGTACGCGTTCGAGCAGGAAGGCGTGCTGCCCGACCTGGTGGTGTTGGGTAAAGGACTGGGCGCCGGCTACCAGCCGATCGGCGCGGTGCTGGCGCGCACGCCCATCATCGACCGGCTGCGCGACGGCAGCGGCGTGTTCATGCATGGCCATACGTACATGGGCCACCCGGTGGCCGCCGCTGCTGCGCTGGCGGTGCAGCAGGTGATCCGGCGCGACAACCTGCTGGGCGCAGTAACCGGCCGTGGCGCCGTGCTGCGCACGTTGCTGCGCGAGGCGCTGGGCCGCCATCCCCACGTGGGCGATATCCGTGGCCGGGGCTTGCTGATCGGGGTGGAACTGGTGCGCGACCGCGACACCAAACAGCCATTCGATCCCGCGCTAAAACTGCACGCGGCGATCAAACAGCATGCCATGGCGTGCGGGCTGATGGTGTACCCGATGGGCGGCACCATCGACGGCGTGCGCGGCGACCACGTGCTGCTGGCGCCGCCGTTCATCGCCAGCGATGCCGACCTGGCCGAGATCACCGACAGGCTGGCACAAGCCGTCGCGCAAGCTATTACCAGTGCGCAATAAACAACATGGTTGGGGAGGATTATTTCTATTGGTAAATATTGTTACCAAAAAGATTTATTATTTGCCTATAATTAATATTTCCCCAACTGCCCCTGCTCTACTCATGAAAAAAAGTATCGCCGCCCTGCTGCTCACCGCATCGTTTGCCACCGTACCGCTGCAAGCGCAAAACCTCGACAATCTGACGCCCGAGCAGCAAAAGCAGTTGCTGACGCTGCTGCTGAAGCAGCAGATGGGCGGCGCTGCGCAGCCGGCGCAAGCACCGGCGCAAGCACCGGCGCAAGCAGCCGGACCAGTGGCGGCAGCGCGCACCGAGGCCGACCTGGCGGCTGCCTTCAGCAAATTCCCGGTGCTGGCCGAGGGCGTGCAGTTCGAACGTTTCCGCGACGGGTTTGCCATCAACGGCAAGCGCTACATCGACCCTGAAGGCAAGATCAGCAGCTACGCCTTCGACCCCCAATCCGGCGATTACACCTACCTGGCGGAAGCCCATACCGGCGAGTTCATCCTCAAATCGGGCCGCGCGCTCAGTACCCAGGAACCGGTGACCATCGCCACCGCCTATCAACAGGGTGCGCTGTGGCAGGTGACCACCGCCACCGGCAAGCGCTTTACCGGCTACCGCCTGATCCCGTCGTCGCGCGGCTTCGTGGTGGCGCGCGACAACACCGGTTTCCGCTACGTGCCGGGCAGCGGCACCACCAATATCGTGGCGCCGGAGGCATACTCGATTGCCGCGCTGCAGAACGGCGACATCGCCAATACCGGCTACATTTTGCTCGAACGCACGCCGGAATCGAACGGCACCCAGCCTGGCAACTCGCTGGGTGCGCTGTTCAGTTCGGTGAAAAGCCTCGGCAATACGCTCGGCCTGGGCAAGAAGGAAGATTACGCACTGCTCCAGATCGAGAGCAACCGCCTGGTCCCGGTCAGCGTGTCGCTGGAGGACAAGCAGGTGCAGGTGATGAGCATGTGCAAGCAAAAAAATATATTGATCGCGAAGTGCCAGCAGATGGACACGTTCGAAAGCGCATACGAACCGAACGGTTCGCGCCATCTCAGCCACTACTTCTGGCGCATCAACTGGTTCAATGTGCCGGGCCGTCCGATCCTGGTGTCGCAGGAAGGTGGCCTGTCGAAAATTTCGGCAACTGACCTCAACAGCGGCAAAAAAGTGATCCTGTTCGAACGCACGCTGGGCATCGCCAACTTCAGCACCATCCAGCACGCCAACGGCAAGATCAGCGTCACCGCGCAAATGGGCTTTTCCAGCGAAACCCGCGACGACGTGCTGGCCCTGCTCGACAGCCTGCCGGACGTGGCAGCCAAGACTGCCGCCAACTAGATCAAGCTTTACGCGGCTTCCAGTCGATCACTTCCTGCTGCTGCTCGCCGAGACCGGGAATGCCCAGGCGGACCTGGTCGCCTTTTTTCAGGAAGCGCGGCTTCGGCAGGCCCATGCCCACGCCGGGCGGCGTGCCGGTGGCGATCACGTCGCCCGGCTCCAGGGTCATGAACTTCGACAGGTAGCTGACGATCTGCGCCACCGTGAAAATCATGGTGGACGTGTTACCGGTCTGCATGCGCTTGCCGTTCACTTCCAGGTACAGGTCGAGGTCTTGCACGTTGCCGATGTTTTCCGGCGTGACCAGCCACGGACCGACCGGGCCGAAGCTGTCGCAACCTTTGCCCTTGTCCCATTGCGGACCGCGCTCGAGCTGGTACGAACGCTCGGAAACGTCGTTGACGACCGTGTAGCCGGCCACGTACTTGAGCGCATCTTCTTCGGTCACGTACTGCGCGCGCGAGCCGATGATGATGCCCAGTTCCACTTCCCAATCGGTTTTCTTCGAGCCCTTGGGCAGCATGATCGGATCGTCCGGGCCGGTGAGCGCGGTGATCGCCTTCATGAACACGATCGGTTCCTTCGGCAGCGGCATGCCGGCTTCGGCCGCGTGGTCCGAGTAATTGAGGCCGATGCAGACAAATTTGCCCACGTGCTTGACCGGCACGCCGAAACGCGGGTTGCCGCGCACCAGCGGCAGCGTGGCCGGGTCGATTTTTTCCAGCTTGCGCAGGGCCTTGGGAGCCAGTTGCGCGGCGTCGATATCGTCGATCACCGCGGACAGCGAGCGCAGCTTGCCCTCGTCGTCGATCAGGCCAGGTTGTTCTTTGCCGGGTCGGCCGTAGCGCACAAGTCTCATGGTTTGCTTTCAAATGGTACAGGACCTGGCATTCTACCTCTGGCTCAGCCGTAGCGCTCCTGGCGCAGCCATTTGTTGGCGATGATCTTGGTGCCTTTGACCACCGGTGCACCGCCGTGCAGGGTCTGGCGGTCGGGCTGGTGGTTGCTGTCGGTATTGAGGAACCACAGCGCGCTGCCCTTCTTCGGATACACCTCGAGGCCCAGCCCGGGGAAGATGGTGCCGCCGCCCTGCTCCACGTCGGTCAGGTACAGGATGAAGGTGGCCAGGCGCTGGCCGCCGCGCGCCAGGTGGCTGCGGTGGCCGGTGGTGTCGGGGTCGAGCCAGTCGTAGTGGGGCCGGTATTCCTGCGTGCTCGCGTATTTTTGCAGCTGGAACGGCTCACCGCATTCGGCCGGCCAGTGCGCCAGCGCCGCCAGGCGCCGCTCGATGCGCTCGGCGATTTCGGCCTCGCCACGCTCGATGAACGCCATGTCGCTGGTGCGGCCCTCGTGCACCACGCTCGAACCGTCGTCGGCGCCGGTGACGGTGGAGCGCGTATAACGGGTGCCGCAATGCGCCACGATGGCGTCGCATTCTTCGCTGGCGAGTACATTGCCGAGCAAGATCACCTGCGGATTTTTAAGCACGAACAGCACCTCCACTTCGCGCTGATCGACCACGATCCGGTTGCGCGTGGTGTCGATGAACGGCATCACCTGGGCCGGCTTGAAAATACTGGCGCCGGCGTCGCTGCCCGCTCCACGCTGGCGCACGGCCTCGTCGAGCGCGGCGCGCGCCACGTCCATGGTGTACTGGCCCGAACGCGCCATGCTGTTGGCCATGTCGAGCGCACTGCAGCCGCGCGCCAGGTTATCGGTGATCCAGTCCTGCCACGACGATGGCAGGGAGGCGAGCACGGAAGATGGAGCGGAGGCGTCGGTCATGGTCTTATCTGGTGCTGGTGGCCGGGTGATGGTCCATTCTACCGGAACGCGCCGGGCGCCTCCAGCGCCGCCAACCGTACCACGCCAGCCCCGGCACTTGCAGCGCGACCAGCAAGGCAAATCCCGCCTGGTAGGCCTGCGCCGGATACTGCCCATGGCCATTGGGCCGCCAGCAATCGAGCACCAGCCCAAAGCCGGCCTGCACTGCGAACGCGCCCAGGAAAATCAGGAGGTTCAGGCAAGTGGCGGCGCGCCCGGTCAGCCGGCCCGGCAAGCCTTGCGCCACCATCGTGTACTCGATGCCGGTGACCGTGCCCACCAGCGTAAACAGCACGGCCAGCAAGGCGCAGCCGGGCCGCCAGCCGCACACCAGCCCCGCCTGCACCAGGACGAACAGCGCCACGCCGGCCGCCGCCACCCGCACCGGCCGCACGCCCCGGCGCCCGGCCCACTCGGTGATCATGCCCACCGCGATGGCCCCGGCGATCACCGCGCCCATGCCCACGTACAGCAGCCAGCTGACCTGGTCCTCGGAGTAGCGGGCCACGTCGCCGAGCCAGCGGCCGATCCACAGGCCCTGGATGCCGAAGAACACCATGTGCGGCACCAGCACCAGTTGCGCCGCCTCGCGAAACGACGGATGGCGGCAAATCTCGGCCATGGTCGCGCGCAGCGGCTGGCGCTGAACGGTGGCCGCTTGCGGCGGCGCCAGCAGCCGGATCAGCGCCGCCGTGAACATCAGCGCCGACGCCAGGCCGATGAACAGGCTGCGCCAGTTGCTATGTTCAAGCACGATGCGCACCGGCAGCGTGGCCGACGCCGCCCCGAGGCCGCCGACGGCGATCAGGTAACCCTGCACCGACGGCAGCCGCGCCGGCGTCACCCAGGTGGACAGCGCTTTCACCGCCGCCATGAAGCAGCCACCCACGCCCAGCCCGATCACCGCGCGCGCCACCAGCAACTGGGCGAAATCGCGCCCGCCCGCGAACGCCAGCGCGCCCAGCGCGGCGATCACCAGCATCGGCAACTGCACCCGCGCCGGCCCCCAGCAGTCCAGTGCCACGCCCACTGGCAACTGCGCCAGCGCAAAGGCGAAGAAGAATGCGCTGGTGAGCAGGCCCAGTTGGCCGGGCGTGAGCGCCAGCGCGGCGGTCAGGTCCGGCGCCAGCGTGGCATTGATCATGCGCATCAGGGTGGACAGGTAGTGGCCCAGCGCGAACGGCAGGAACACCACCAGGAACACCATGCGCGGCGACAGGGGCGACGCGGTGGCGGCCGGCACCGGCGGGGTGTGGTCAGCGTGGCCGGCCTGGCCGGTGCAGGCGACTTGGCCGGTGCAGGCGGCGTGGCCGGTGCGGTCGGCCTGGCCGGTGCAGGCGGCGTGGCCGGTGCAGGCGGCGTGGCCGGTGCAGGCGGCGTGGCCGGTGCGGTCGGCGTGGCCGGTGCAGGCGGCCTGGCCGGCGGGGGCGATATGGCGCATGCGGTTACGCAGCGCTCGGTGCGCTGGCCTTGTCCGCGGTGTCCGGAATAGTCGACGCGCCACAGTTGCTGCCGGCCGCGCGGCTGCTGGCCGGCACCAGCTGGATCACCTTGCGGTCGCTTGGCATGTGCCCATGCTCGCTGCGGCTGCCACCGTCTTCCTCGAAGAAGAATTTGTCGTGGCCGAAGGCCGGTTTCAGGTCGTCCAGCCAGGTCGCATGCGGGTCGAATTTGGCGTAGAACGGCCGCCGTACCCAGTCCGGGTTACGGGCTTGCAGGAACTGCAGCGCAAAGACTTTTTCGCCGCCGATGGTGACCACGCCGTCGATCACCACCTTGCCCGGGAAGGCGCTCATCGACGGTCCGCGCACGGTGCGCGCCAGGCCCGACACCCTCTGGTACGCGGCCTGAAAGATCTCGTGCGCGCGCACCAATGGCAGCTGAAAGTAATCGTGCGGTCCGGTATCGCGCTCGACGAACATGTAATACGGGATCGCGCCCAGGCGCACGCCGGTCTGCCACAGCTCGGCCCAGCTTTTCGGGTCTTCGTTGATGTGGCGGATCAGGGGGCCCTGCATGCGCAAGGTGGCGCCAGTGTTCACGATGCGTTTCACCGCCTGCTGAGCGATGTCCTGACGCAGTTCCACCGCGTGGTTGTAGTGGCCCATGATGGCCATGTTCTTGCCGGCGGCTACCACCCGTTCGAACAGGCGCAGCAAATCGTCGGCGTCGCGGTCGGAGACGAAGCGCTGCGGCCAATACGCCACCGACTTGGTGCCGATGCGGATGTTCTGGATGTGCGCCAGCTCGGGCGCGAGCAGCGGTTCGATGAACGCCTCGAGCGAGCGGGTGTTCATCACCAGCGGGTCGCCGCCGGTGATCAGGACATCGGTGACCTGCGGCTGGGTTTTCAGGTAGGCCGCCAGTTCGGTCGATTCGCGGGCGTCGAATTTGAGGTCGTCCATGCCGACGAACTGCGGCCAGCGGAAGCAGAAGGTGCAATAGGCGTGGCAGGTCTGGCCGGCGCTGGGGAAGAACAGCACCGTCTCCTTGTACTTGTGCTGCAGGCCGCGCAGCGGCACGCCGTCCAGGTGCGGCACGTTGTGCGTCATCTGCCCGGCCGGGTGCGGGTTCATCTGCAAGCGCAGCTTGCGCACCAGCGCGGCCAGCGCCTCCGGATTGGCATTGCCCAGCACCAGCTCGCGCAATTGCGCGTAATCCCGGGGCGCCAGCATGTCGCGATGCGGGAACACCAGCCGGTAAATGGGATCGTCGGGGATGTTGTTCCAGTCGATCAGCTGATCGAGCACGTATTCGTTGGTGCGAAACGGCAGCACGTGCGACACCACTTGCACGGCTTCCTGCAGGTCGGGCGTGAGCCATTCCCATTGACGGGCGTGGGTGATGGTCTGTCGGGTATAGGGTTTGAACTTGGCGGGGATGGCGGTGGTCATGGCGGATTCCTGTGGCGGTGATCAATCGGAGACTGGATGCTAGGACGCTCGCACCGCCCGGAAATTGCCAGATATCAAGTGATTTATGGAAAAATTTGGGGCCTTGCGGCAAGTTGCGACTTGGCCACAGAAGGAATTTCCTTAAGGCTATTACTTGCGGCACCGCAATTTGCGCAGGCTGGCGCGCCGGTACAGTTCAAAGCTCCCTCCCCTCTCGCAAGGACGTTCGCCATGAAACTGCAACCCGTACTGGCCACCTTTACCGCTGCCGCCATGCTGTCGTTTTATTCCCTGCCGGTGCGCGCCGCCGACCCCACCGAAAAAGACGCCATCGCCATGGCCGAACGCGGCGCCGCCTTCATCAAGGCGCATGGCAAGGACGAGATGATCCGCAAGGTGGCCGCGCGCGATCCGAGCTTCATCCAGGGTTCGCTGTACGTGGACATCCGCGATCTGAAAACCGGCATCGTGCTGGCGCACCCGGTCAACCCGTCCATCGTCGGCAAGGACCTGACCGACGTGCCGGACGCCAGCGGCAAAAAATACCGCCGCGAGATCATCGACCTGGCCGCCAGCAAGGGCAGCGGCTGGGTCGACTACCAGTACAAGAATCCCACCTCCGGCAAGCTCGAACCGAAGACCACCTACATCCTGCGCGTGGGCGACGTCGTGCTCGAAGCCGGCATCTACAAGAAGTGACGCCATACTTACCGGAGAGCGCCATGCTGAACAAACTACGGATCGGCCCCAAACTGCTGCTCGCGCCCGGCCTGGTGCTGGTACTGCTGATCGTCACGGCAGGCGCCGCGTCGATCGGCATGGTGCGCCAGAACGCCTCGCTGGAAAACCTGGTGCAGGTGCGCGCCGCGCGCCTGAAAACCACGGCCGACGTGGCCGGCGAGGCGCGCTACGCCCACGCCCATATCTACCAGTTGCTGGCGTGGGTCAACGGCAGCTTCGCCCAGAGCCGCCTCGACGAGCTGGGCCTGCAGATCAAGACCCGCCACGCCGGCATCGAAGACCAGTTGCGGCGCCTGGCTTCCGCCGCGACCCACGGCGACGAGCGGCGCTACGTCGAACAGTCGTTGAAGGCGCTGGCCGAGTACCGCAAGGCGGTGCTGGAAACCATGGACATGGCGCAGATGGACCAGAGCATCGCCACCAACGCCATGGCCCGCGCCGAGAAGCAGTTCCTGGTGCTTAACGACCAGCTGGCGCAGTTGTCGAATCTTGAAAAGAAGCTGAGCGAGCAGGCCCACGCGCGCGCAAGCGCCGACTTCCGCACGCTGGCGACCGCCATGGCGGTGCTGGTGCTGCTGTCGATCGCGCTGTCCCTGGGCGTGACGATGGCGGTGCGGCGCGCCATGCTGCGCGATATCCGCGGCATCGGCGCGGTGGTGATCGCGCTGGCCGAAGGCCGCCTGGGCGCAAGCAGCACCAACAGCGGCCGCGACGAAATCGCCGACACCGCGCGCCTGCTCGACCAGAGCATGGGCAACCTGACCAGGACCATCTCCACCATCCTCGGCGCGGTGCGGTCGATCGACACGGCCGCACACGAAATCGCCAGCGGCAACCAGGACCTGTCCACCCGCACCGAGATGCAGGCCAGTTCGCTGGAACAAACCGCCAGCGCCATGGACAGCCTGACCCAGGCTGTCCAGCAAACAGCCACCAACGCCAGGCAAGCGTGCCAGCTGGCGGCGGGCGCCAGCGACATGGCGCAGCGCGGCGGCGCCGCCGTGCAGCAGGCGGTGCAGACCATGGCCACCATCCGCGCCAGTTCGCGCCAGATCGTCGACATCATCGGCGTGATCGACGGCATCTCGTTCCAGACCAATATCCTGGCGCTGAACGCGGCGGTGGAAGCAGCGCGCGCCGGCGAACAGGGACGCGGCTTCGCGGTGGTGGCGTCGGAAGTGCGCACGCTGGCGCAGCGCTCGGCGGCGGCGGCCAAGGAGATCAACGCGCTGATCTCGGCGTCGGTGGCCACCATCGACAGCGGCAGCGCCTCGGTGCACCAGGCTGGCGAGCGGATGGTCGACATCGTCGCGTCGGTGCAGCAGGTGAATGACATCATCGCCCGCATCAGCGCGGCCAGCGCGGAACAGGCGCAGGGCATCGCGGAAGTGAACCAGGCGGTGGGCCAGATGGACGATGTCACCCAGCAGAACGCCGCGCTGGTGGAGCAGGCGGCAGCCGCGGCGGAAAGCCTGCAGGAGCAGGCCGTGCACCTGTCGCACGCGGTGTCGGTGTTCCAGGTGGGCTCCTCTACCGCCAGCGACGCGGCGGTGACCGAAGCGGTGGAACAGGCGCCGTCGTCACTGGCGGAACGGCTTGCTCAGAAAGCGCGAGCCCGCCAGGCCAAAGCGCCACGGCAGCTCCACGGCTTTCGAAATGCCGATGCGCGGGCCGGTTAGCACCTCCACGGTTTGATCGCCTGCCAGCAGCGTGAACGGCGCGCCGTCGAGCGGCAGGTTGTTGTCGGCGCGGGTGATGCCCAGCGCCTGCGCCAGCCGGCCCGGCCCCGAGCACAGCAGCCGTTCGTCTGCCAGGGCGCGCCGTTCGCGCATCTGCTCGAGTCCCACCAGCGGCTCGATCGCGCGCAGCAGCACCCCGGCGCCGTGACCGTTCTCGCGGCAGACGAAATTGAGGCACCAGTGGATGCCGTGCGAACGGTACACATAGCTGCGGCCCGGGGGGCCGAACATGGAAAAATTGCGCGGCGTTTCGCCGATATAGCAATGCGAGGCCGGTTCCTCGCGGTCGTAGGCCTCGGTCTCGACGATGCGCCCGCCCACGCCGTTGACCAGCAATGTGACGCCGATCAGCTGGCGCGCCACCACCTCCGAAGGCGCTTCGAAATCAATTCCGGCAATGATTTTGCTCATGGCTACATTGTAAGGGAAGCCACAAAAACGCTGACAAAACGTTATTAAACGTGCGCACGCGACACACCTGATGGGCCAAATATGGTCATAAAGCAATAAAAAAACCAGAAAATCACGCAGCGGGCCCGCGCTTGCGGCGATAATGACGGGTACGCATGTGCCGCTTTTGCGCCTCCCACCCATTCCAACGATCCCGTACCATGACCACAGTTGCAGCCCCAGCTTTGCCAGTAGAAAACGCGGTGGAAGACGCGCTGATGCGTTCCATCCGGATTCCGCCAAGGCCGAGCTTGCTGGTGGACTTGCAGCGCGAGCTGGCCAAGGCCGACCCGTCGCCACGCAATATGGCCCGCATCATCGGCAACGACGTCGGCATGTCCGGCGCCCTGCTCAAGCTGGCCAACTCGCCGTTTTTCGGCGCCGCCCGCAAGGCCAAGTCGGTCGAGCAGGCCATCAACTTCCTCGGCGTCGATATGTGCGCGTCCACCCTGACTGGCTTGCTGGCGCGGCGCGCCATCGACGGCCAGGGCGCCGACCTGAGCGCGTTCTGGGAAATCTCGATGCGGCGCGCGCAAGCGCTGATGTTCACGTCGCGCAAGCTGCGCATCGCGCCGGCCGACATCGCCCATACCTTTGGCCTGTTCTGCGACATCGGCGTGCCGCTGCTGATGGACCGCTTTGCCGACTACGCCGCCACCTACGACGACGCCTGCGACGAACCGGTGCGCCGCTTCACCGAAATCGAAGATGAGCGCTACAGCACCAACCACGCCGCCATCGGCTGCCTGCTGGCGCGCAACTGGGGCCTGTCGCCCGACGTTTCGTGGGCCATCCTGCTGCACCATGACTACCGCGTGCTCGACGATCCCGCCACCGACGACGCCGTGCGTTCGCTGGTGGCGCTCACGCTGCTGGCCGAAAAAGGCATCGCGCGCTTCTTCGGCCGCACCCTGTCCCACGAATGGGAAAAAGGCGGCGCACTGGCGTGCCAGCACCTTGGCCTGACCGAGGACGAAGCGGCCGACCTGCTCGACGAGCTCAACGAAGCCTTCCACAACGAACGATAAAGATCCCCCTTCCGCATGCCCAAGAATAAGCGTCCCGTCCCCCGCAAATCCGCCACCTCGCCTGAAGTCAAGGACGAGCAGAACACCACCGAACTGTGCGCGCTGGCGCTGGACCTGTCGGACGGCGAAGCCAATCCCGACATCGTCGCTGCCGCCACCCGCGCCGACCTGGCGCAAAAAGCCATCGAGTTCCAGCGCCTGCTGCGCCGCCTGCTCACGCAAGGCAAGGACGAGGTGCTGTACGGCGCGGTGGAACTGGCGCGCGACGAATCGGTGGACGGCTACCGCTACCTGAAAAACGCCATCGAAGAAGGCGCGGCCAACCTGGTGCTGCGCCGCGAAGGTGCGGCCGACATCGAGATCGACGCGTTTGCGATTCCCGTGTTCGTGCACAGCCAGGGCGGCCTCGATCCCGCTTTTGATTTCCAGGACAGCGCCGCCTACGACGCCGTGCTCGACAGCCTGACCGCCGCCGGCCTGGAAAGCCCGAAGGCGAAAGTCGTGCTGGTGAGCCATGCCTATGACCTCGAAGAAATCGAACGCATCAGCTACGGCCAGTTGCACGCCATGCTGCGCGAAGCGGCCAACTCGCTGACCGAGAAAAAACTCACGGCAGCTCCCGCCCTGGAGCGCAGCATGTCGCACGGCTGGACGCCCACCGCCTTTGGCCCGGACGACAGCGCGGTGGAAGTGCGCTTCCTGGTCGGCTTCGCGTTGAAACGCGCCGACGATCCGTTCTACCAGGTGCCGAAAAGCGAAAAAGCAGCCGACGCCTATTTCGCCAGGCGCGCCGACGCCTACCAGCAATGGACCGCCGACTTCGCGCCGCTGGTGGCGCGCTGCCTGGGCCGTGGCCGTGGACTTGATGCCGCCCTCACGCTCAATTTCCTGTACCAGGATTTGTTCTTCGGCGCGCGCGAACAGGCGCTGGCCGAATACGCCACCCTGCAAATCCTCGCCACCATGAATGGCGCGATGGCCGGCCATGCGCCGGAGCAGCTGTCCGCCATCATCGCTCCCACCGACATCGACGACGAGATGCTGCTGCGCGTGCAGCTTGCCGCCGGCGCCACCGTGCTGGCCACGGCCGACAAGCCGCTCGACCTGACCGCCGACCTGGAAGTGGAAGTGGACGACCTGCGCGATGCGCTGGCCAGCATCGGCCTGGCCGATATCTCGGTGGCGCTGCGGTTCGATGCCGACGGCAACGCGGTGGACGTGCGGCCGCTGGGCTGAGCACGCTTTTTTTGTCTTTGACTTCGGTGCGATAGCGGCGGATACTTTTCCTTCAAGCGGGACATAGAGTCCGCTGCCTTGCGGTGCCGGCATGGTGCGCCGCAGCGGCGTACGTCACCAGCGTGCGCCGAAGGAGACGATCATGAAGCCATCGACACCACTGCGGCTGGGACTGTTCGCGTCCCTGCTGCTGACTTGCAGCCTGTTATCGGGTTGCGCCAGCCTCGGCGCCACGCGCCCACCGCCGCCCGGCCTGTTCCAGGACCAGGCGTTCCACCAGCCCGACAAGCCGATCAAC
This is a stretch of genomic DNA from Duganella zoogloeoides. It encodes these proteins:
- a CDS encoding HDOD domain-containing protein, which produces MTTVAAPALPVENAVEDALMRSIRIPPRPSLLVDLQRELAKADPSPRNMARIIGNDVGMSGALLKLANSPFFGAARKAKSVEQAINFLGVDMCASTLTGLLARRAIDGQGADLSAFWEISMRRAQALMFTSRKLRIAPADIAHTFGLFCDIGVPLLMDRFADYAATYDDACDEPVRRFTEIEDERYSTNHAAIGCLLARNWGLSPDVSWAILLHHDYRVLDDPATDDAVRSLVALTLLAEKGIARFFGRTLSHEWEKGGALACQHLGLTEDEAADLLDELNEAFHNER
- a CDS encoding DUF2863 family protein, with protein sequence MPKNKRPVPRKSATSPEVKDEQNTTELCALALDLSDGEANPDIVAAATRADLAQKAIEFQRLLRRLLTQGKDEVLYGAVELARDESVDGYRYLKNAIEEGAANLVLRREGAADIEIDAFAIPVFVHSQGGLDPAFDFQDSAAYDAVLDSLTAAGLESPKAKVVLVSHAYDLEEIERISYGQLHAMLREAANSLTEKKLTAAPALERSMSHGWTPTAFGPDDSAVEVRFLVGFALKRADDPFYQVPKSEKAADAYFARRADAYQQWTADFAPLVARCLGRGRGLDAALTLNFLYQDLFFGAREQALAEYATLQILATMNGAMAGHAPEQLSAIIAPTDIDDEMLLRVQLAAGATVLATADKPLDLTADLEVEVDDLRDALASIGLADISVALRFDADGNAVDVRPLG